A stretch of Henckelia pumila isolate YLH828 chromosome 4, ASM3356847v2, whole genome shotgun sequence DNA encodes these proteins:
- the LOC140865453 gene encoding putative late blight resistance protein homolog R1A-10 has translation MASAAVDSLTELANQILPNLQSYFLLCPINKMASLHDNLVFLQDFLQNIPGETTSEWDVRIRDAADQAKDIIQSHISKKDAARDEEEFGAFQRCINEVDSIIKEIQEKEDNNLPAKTSSVGKEFMVGVDQDLIQIKDRVMGDEQSLQTIPITGMGGIGKTTLARNVYEDKSTVDFFDTRHWVTISQEYSVPDILGSILSVKGAEAEFLIERVYKSLKGRRYLIVMDDIWHSEVWVKVRRAFPDDSNGSRVIITTRLSEVALNIDSDIRLHRMQLLNEDQSWAMFRSKAFANEYCPPRHMEEIGKYIARNCKGLPLAIVVMAGMLKANKTIEYWENVAENVNVASTINDDRYSGIFSLSYSNLPRHLKSCFLYMGVFAEDYEIPVKKLIKLWVADDFLEPSSSESKSLEELAEEYIKDLVERSLVLVARKRSNGRMRHCKIHDVLRDLSITKGREERFVKHFTYMDKSKITLSKLVESQQRLIIHTDQAGFKKTKICNSTVHTLLYFGSKTSTLSSFASTLTSLRVLDELLVDSKFFPDQIFKLVNLKYLAFTYNKSDKCLISPSISKLQNLETLIIERGGLPSDYMCEVILPLEIWKMPRLRHLVLMRNTSLSFPYRDGLSGTYSALENLQTLSNVMNFKFTKETVEGFPNLKKLRIQYNSIVPKKWVTFGLDNLVYLQELEELNFRFHAGSALVDSKPLATNLAFPRMLRKLTLTRSGIPWEKMWMVSSLPNLEVLKLMKHSFVGKEWEPNEGEFLVLKYLEMETLDLSEWRVESDHFPCLETLFIRWCKELKEVPSSVGDIPTLERLTMQTCNVEAEDSVRLIEAEQQSLGNDVLKVRILDPSKLVKTTSQQNSGVVRRQDRTKELLGDEAGIHKLFQFHH, from the coding sequence ATGGCATCTGCAGCTGTAGATTCTCTTACCGAACTCGCAAACCAGATCTTACCCAATCTTCAATCCTATTTTCTTCTTTGTCCCATAAATAAGATGGCATCCCTCCATGACAACCTCGTTTTCTTGCAAGATTTCCTTCAAAATATCCCGGGCGAGACCACTAGCGAATGGGATGTTCGAATCCGGGATGCTGCGGATCAAGCGAAAGATATAATCCAATCCCACATCTCAAAGAAAGACGCAGCTCGAGACGAAGAGGAGTTTGGTGCATTCCAACGTTGCATCAACGAAGTTGATTCGATCATTAAGGAAATTCAGGAGAAAGAAGATAATAATCTGCCTGCCAAAACTTCATCGGTTGGCAAAGAATTCATGGTGGGAGTGGATCAAGACTTGATTCAAATAAAGGATCGAGTCATGGGAGATGAGCAGAGTCTCCAAACCATCCCTATCACCGGGATGGGAGGTATTGGCAAGACGACTCTGGCTAGAAATGTTTACGAAGATAAGTCCACCGTCGACTTCTTCGATACTCGTCATTGGGTGACgatatcccaagaatatagcgTGCCAGATATTCTTGGAAGCATCCTTTCTGTCAAAGGGGCAGAAGCAGAGTTTTTAATCGAACGTGTGTACAAAAGTTTAAAGGGTAGGAGATATCTTATCGTGATGGATGATATTTGGCATTCTGAAGTTTGGGTTAAAGTCCGAAGGGCATTCCCCGACGACTCTAACGGCAGTCGTGTGATTATTACGACGAGGTTGTCTGAAGTGGCCTTGAACATCGATTCCGACATCCGCCTTCATCGGATGCAACTCTTGAATGAGGATCAAAGTTGGGCTATGTTTCGTAGCAAGGCCTTTGCAAACGAGTACTGTCCTCCTAGGCATATGGAAGAAATTGGCAAATACATTGCAAGAAACTGCAAAGGACTCCCCCTTGCTATTGTGGTGATGGCTGGAATGCTGAAAGCCAACAAAACGATCGAGTACTGGGAGAATGTTGCAGAAAACGTGAACGTAGCATCCACCATAAATGATGATCGATACTCGGGAATCTTCTCTTTGAGTTACAGTAACTTGCCTCGTCACTTGAAGTCGTGCTTTCTATATATGGGAGTCTTTGCAGAGGATTACGAGATCCCTGTCAAAAAACTGATTAAATTATGGGTTGCCGATGATTTTCTGGAACCATCATCATCAGAATCTAAAAGCTTGGAAGAGTTGGCGGAGGAGTACATAAAAGATCTGGTCGAGAGAAGCCTCGTTTTGGTGGCGCGCAAGAGATCTAATGGCAGGATGAGACATTGCAAGATCCATGATGTCTTAAGAGATCTAAGCATAACAAAAGGTAGAGAAGAAAGGTTTGTTAAGCATTTCACCTACATGGATAAAAGCAAAATTACTCTTTCGAAACTGGTTGAAAGCCAACAACGCCTGATTATTCATACTGATCAAGCGGGCttcaaaaaaaccaaaatttgcaACTCAACAGTTCATACTCTTCTATATTTTGGCTCAAAAACCAGTACACTCTCCTCATTTGCTTCAACGCTTACATCACTAAGGGTGTTGGACGAACTACTTGTAGATTCCAAGTTTTTCCCCGACCAAATCTTCAAACTAGTTAACTTGAAGTACCTTGCTTTCACCTATAACAAAAGCGATAAATGCCTGATTTCTCCATCCATCTCCAAGCTCCAGAATCTCGAGACCTTGATCATCGAACGGGGCGGTCTTCCTTCCGACTATATGTGTGAAGTAATTCTGCCACTGGAAATTTGGAAAATGCCGAGATTGCGGCATCTAGTCCTGATGAGGAATACGTCCTTGAGCTTTCCCTATCGCGATGGGCTAAGTGGAACATACTCCGCTCTAGAAAACTTGCAAACCCTTTCGAATGTGATGAATTTCAAATTCACCAAGGAGACAGTTGAAGGTTTTCCAAACCTAAAGAAACTGAGGATTCAATACAATAGCATTGTACCTAAAAAGTGGGTTACGTTTGGGCTTGACAATCTTGTCTACCTGCAAGAACTAGAGGAGTTAAATTTTCGCTTCCATGCCGGCTCCGCACTTGTAGATAGTAAACCTTTGGCTACAAATCTTGCCTTTCCACGGATGCTTAGGAAGCTCACTTTGACGCGCTCTGGAATCCCATGGGAGAAGATGTGGATGGTCAGTTCGTTGCCGAATCTTGAAGTTCTCAAACTGATGAAACACTCATTCGTGGGTAAGGAGTGGGAACCAAACGAAGGGGAGTTTCTTGTACTAAAATACTTGGAGATGGAGACCTTAGATCTGAGTGAATGGCGGGTCGAAAGCGACCATTTCCCATGCCTCGAGACGCTGTTTATTCGATGGTGTAAAGAACTGAAGGAGGTTCCATCCAGCGTGGGAGACATACCAACACTTGAGAGATTAACAATGCAAACTTGCAATGTGGAAGCAGAGGACTCCGTGAGGCTAATTGAAGCTGAACAACAGAGCCTGGGAAATGATGTGCTCAAAGTTCGGATATTGGATCCATCAAAACTAGTAAAAACTACATCCCAACAGAATAGTGGGGTTGTACGACGACAAGACCGGACCAAAGAGTTGCTCGGCGACGAGGCCGGCATTCACAAACTCTTCCAATTTCATCATTAA